One Pyrus communis chromosome 4, drPyrComm1.1, whole genome shotgun sequence genomic region harbors:
- the LOC137731751 gene encoding UPF0613 protein PB24D3.06c-like, with the protein MNRSLSASSSSSSSSSSSGSWFSGVVRGRSDRAGSVKMGADSISGGSGDHSGPVVRKNQFRGVLFKYGPKPIQVAFKTGDYRQQVIFIGGLTDGFLATEYLEPLAIALDKEKWSLVQPLLSSSYSGYGTSSLKQDAIELDQLISHFINKEDSEGVVLLGHSTGCQDIVHYMRTNAACSRAVRAAILQAPVSDREYRATLPETAAMIDLASTMITEGRGSELMPSAADPGAPITAYRYHSLCAYNGDDDMFSSDLTDDQLRLRLGHMTNTPCQVIFSMADEYVPDYVDKKALVQRLCKALGGAEKVEIEYGNHSLSNRVDEAVHAIIDFVKRDGPKGWDDPWH; encoded by the exons ATGAATCGCTCACTGTCTGCGtcgtcttcgtcttcttcttcgtcgtcttcctCCGGTTCTTGGTTCTCCGGCGTAGTCCGGGGCCGGTCCGACCGGGCCGGGTCTGTCAAGATGGGAGCAGACTCCATTTCGGGCGGTTCCGGCGACCATTCCGGTCCCGTTGTGCGGAAGAATCAGTTCCGGGGTGTGCTCTTCAAGTACGGCCCCAAACCTATTCAG GTTGCATTTAAAACAGGTGATTATAGACAGCAAGTCATTTTTATTGGTGGACTGACTGATGGTTTTCTGGCAACAGA ATACTTGGAACCTCTTGCAATTGCTTTGGACAAGGAGAAATGGTCACTTGTTCAACCTCTCTTGTCATCTTCATACAGTGGATATGGCACTTCCAGCTTGAAACAA GATGCAATTGAACTTGATCAGCTGATCAGTCACTTTATAAACAAAGAAGATTCCGAGGGTGTGGTACTGCTTGGCCATAGTACTGGCTGTCAG GATATTGTACATTATATGCGCACAAATGCTGCATGCTCCCGAGCGGTTCGTGCTGCCATTTTGCAG GCCCCAGTCAGTGATCGGGAATACAGAGCAACTCTTCCTGAAACAGCTGCTATGATTGACTTGGCTTCAACCATGATTACTGAAGGACGTGGTTCAGAATTAATGCCAAGTGCAGCTGATCCAGGAGCCCCAATAACCGCCTATCG GTATCACTCCCTTTGTGCATACAACGGGGATGATGACATGTTTAGTTCTGACCTTACTGATGACCAGCTGAGGCTGAGACTCGGGCACATGACTAACACACCCTGCCAG GTTATATTTTCCATGGCTGATGAATATGTGCCAGACTATGTTGACAAGAAAGCACTGGTTCAAAG ATTGTGCAAAGCTTTGGGTGGTGCTGAGAAAGTTGAAATCGAATACGGGAATCACTCCCTGTCCAACAGAGTTGATGAAGCTGTCCATGCCATCATCGATTTTGTTAAAAGAGATGGACCGAAAGGCTGGGATGATCCATGGCATTAG